From Triticum urartu cultivar G1812 chromosome 2, Tu2.1, whole genome shotgun sequence, a single genomic window includes:
- the LOC125540535 gene encoding uncharacterized protein LOC125540535 translates to MKIGKKKKAENISDVAEEQTREVVCMPVLIEEQIEEPTLSMSNVTIEQTEDVSPPSPPVYDFSRLKDNLGDRLPIASYPINDQDAVRRAYILKKPFKPYAHDFKKRTIGSRERSFNPLWLHNHSWLEYSIKKESAFCIVCYLFKEKKTSGKGTNAFTDGGWSNWNREDALLKHVGCVSSVHNAAQERYNLFVNPRAAIDDLFVKVNSEDLRLYKMRLKYSLRCLQFLLHQGLAFRGHDEK, encoded by the coding sequence ATGAAGatagggaagaagaagaaggcagAGAATATCTCGGATGTAGCTGAAGAGCAGACCCGCGAAGTTGTGTGTATGCCAGTTCTGATCGAAGAGCAAATTGAAGAACCAACATTGTCTATGTCAAATGTGACCATAGAGCAAACTGAGGATGTGTCACCGCCATCACCACCGGTTTATGATTTTAGTCGTCTTAAAGATAATCTCGGGGACAGGCTACCCATTGCAAGTTATCCTATCAATGATCAAGATGCAGTTCGAAGAGCATATATCCTTAAAAAGCCATTCAAACCTTATGCACATGATTTTAAAAAAAGAACAATTGGGAGTAGAGAACGTTCATTCAATCCTTTGTGGCTTCATAATCATAGTTGGCTTGAATATAGTATCAAGAAGGAATCTGCATTTTGCATTGTATGTTACTTGTTCAAAGAGAAAAAAACTAGTGGTAAGGGAACTAATGCATTTACTGATGGTGGTTGGAGTAATTGGAATAGAGAGGATGCTCTTCTTAAGCATGTTGGTTGCGTATCAAGTGTGCATAATGCAGCTCAAGAGAGATATAACTTATTTGTGAATCCTCGTGCAGCAATTGATGATCTTTTTGTGAAGGTGAACAGTGAGGATCTACGTCTTTACAAGATGAGGTTGAAGTATTCACTTAGATGCTTGCAGTTTCTTCTTCATCAAGGATTGGCATTTCGTGGGCATGATGAAAAGTGA